The Setaria viridis chromosome 2, Setaria_viridis_v4.0, whole genome shotgun sequence DNA window ttattatataaCCAGTAGGGGATCACCCTCctgttcttttaaaaaaaaagtttcggTGACCCTTCCCTTGCTCCCCCTCAATCTCATGGAAGCTTGAAAGAGTTGGACATCTTCTTTAATCAGGTAAGCCAGGTCCACGACTTCTTTAGGTTCTTGTTGAAATACTCACCGATTATGTTCCTTCCAAATATTCCACCAACACTTGCACATGAAAAAGATGTGCAGAGTTGTATTCTGATTTGTTTTGTTCTTGGACCTTGTCAGTCATCCAACCACACACTCCACTTGATTTCCCACGAAACTTTTGACCAATTGATGCCTGCTGGGAAATTATATACAGACACGTACTGAGGTCCAGTCACACATGTCAAAATATAAAATACCTTCAGGAGACTTGAAGTAAAAGAAACCCTTCTTTAGCCAACGAATGTTTACTTGTGGAGACCAATTCCTCCCTACCCCTCACTATCAGCGAGACCCGATTATGGAAATGACCACTTCTTTTTCCTATTAAAGTCTTGGGCAGCAATTTTTTCTTACCTTGCACCTCCAAGCTATCCCAGCCCTATACTCAGGATATTCAGTACCTCCATGCAATTCCATCATCAAGTAAATTCTTGAAGACGGTATGCCAAATCTTTGCTTATGATTCAAAGTTCTTTCGTGTTCCATATTCAATTTGGCAGATAGAGATTTCTCTAAACTAATTATGCATCGATTTGTAGTCTGTTCCTGTAAATAGTTTCTTATTCATACTGGTCCATGTGACATTTCCTGAGCAGGGAAGGCTGCTAGTCTGCTACAAGTGCTTGAATCCTAATGGCAAATGTGGTCAGTTCTGTGGTTGTCCAGGAGACAGTTAGCAAAATCATATCTGATCTCGTTCACAAGTGCGAAGGGAAAGAGAAATCAAATTCAAAAGAAGACATGGAGAGGCTGGAGATGGCACACATCAAGCTGGAGGCTGCTCTTGAGATATCTAACAAGTGGCTCATCACTGATGCACCATTGTTACGTTGGCGCAAGAAGCTGAAGCTTACTGCTCAAGAGTGTGATGAAGCCTTGCAGAAATGCAGGCAGAGAATACTAGAAGAAGAACAAATTGAACAGGAGGTGAGGAATTCAACCTTTCCTAAACGGATGGCACATGCTACTACGTCATTTATTTTCTCTGCCTTTAGCAGCAACAAGAATGAGTTGAGCAGATCCATTGTTCAAAGATTTGAGTGGTTGTCAGATGGAGCTAGCGAGTTTCTACGGTTCGTGGAGCTTGGTGGCACACCACGCCGTCAGATGACTGTCAACTCCATGATAAAGCACCTTTTTGCTGGCAGTGAATTACATCATAAAATTGATGGGGGAAACAAGTACCCTTTGTTTCTACTATCAGTTGTTCCCTGCCGTAATGCAGAGCATGGGATAGAGGCTAGCCTAATGTTCATCCGAAAAGATGGTAATGCACCGGAGAATGACTTTTTCCTTACTGTAATGCTACAGATTTCAGAAAGTACAGACATTATTGGTATCACAATCAAATGCTTGCAGTTATATACCCTTCATTTCAAGTCTACAGTTGAATCTATTAGGAACGAACTTACTCAACTTCCTACGCAGGACTTATCATGGGTGCCATATGCTGATTCATGCAAAAAAGAACACTGGGGCAAAAAAGAACACTGGGATAATCTTTATAGCTTTAGCACTCGATGGTTTCGCCCAAACCCATTATGCTGCAAGCAGCATGAACAGCACAAGTTTTGTCATAGTAGCAAGGCAGACAGTTCAGGATTGCAAGATGTTTCTCTGGAGTCAGTTATTGAAGTGAATTTGCAGTGCCAAGTCTCATTTTCCAAGTATAACAAACAGAGGACCTCAATGTTAGAAGGGAAATGTTCTCTGCAAGATTCTCCCTATCTGAAAGTTGGACTCCTCTTTACACCCCATGACTATTCGGAAGACCTACTGCCTGCAGATAGGAGTTCTGCTGTTGTTATGGTCAACGGTGAGAAGCAACATTGTCTTCACACAGATATGACCTTGGAACAAGTGGAGGAGATCATGCTGCCAAAGGCAATAGGTTACTTCAGCCAAAACACTGAAGCAACAGTATACCAGATGCTTTGGAAGTCCAGATCCGGCACAGCATACATTCAGGTTGAGAAGGCAAGCATCTTCATGCCTAGAACACGGAGAACATTCCTTGGAGGTAGGAAAAGAAAGCTATTTCGCCGAAGTGACGTAGAGTTGGGGAATCTGACAAACGTGGTCTCTCATTTTGTCGACTTATGGGTTAAGCATGCTCCCATCCAGCTGCAAGCCTCGATCATGGACTGGCttcagaaagaaaaggaaaagcagTTAGCGCCACAATCACTGCGGCGGAAATCTAGACCGTGCACCATTATTGATCGATCGGGGGAACAGGCAGAAGTGAAAATGGAAAAGGAGTGTTCCAGGGAGGATCGCATGCAGGTTGGAGTTAGGATTCATAACTGAGAATTAACAGATCTGTCAA harbors:
- the LOC117845797 gene encoding uncharacterized protein; the protein is MANVVSSVVVQETVSKIISDLVHKCEGKEKSNSKEDMERLEMAHIKLEAALEISNKWLITDAPLLRWRKKLKLTAQECDEALQKCRQRILEEEQIEQEVRNSTFPKRMAHATTSFIFSAFSSNKNELSRSIVQRFEWLSDGASEFLRFVELGGTPRRQMTVNSMIKHLFAGSELHHKIDGGNKYPLFLLSVVPCRNAEHGIEASLMFIRKDGNAPENDFFLTVMLQISESTDIIGITIKCLQLYTLHFKSTVESIRNELTQLPTQDLSWVPYADSCKKEHWGKKEHWDNLYSFSTRWFRPNPLCCKQHEQHKFCHSSKADSSGLQDVSLESVIEVNLQCQVSFSKYNKQRTSMLEGKCSLQDSPYLKVGLLFTPHDYSEDLLPADRSSAVVMVNGEKQHCLHTDMTLEQVEEIMLPKAIGYFSQNTEATVYQMLWKSRSGTAYIQVEKASIFMPRTRRTFLGGRKRKLFRRSDVELGNLTNVVSHFVDLWVKHAPIQLQASIMDWLQKEKEKQLAPQSLRRKSRPCTIIDRSGEQAEVKMEKECSREDRMQVGVRIHN